AACGAACACTGGCACGTCAGCACCTAGCTGCAAACCTAAAGCGGCCAGTTCATCTTCTGAAAGATGGCAGCCCCATAGATGATTAAGCGCCACCAGCACGGTGGCGGCATTGGACGAGCCGCCGCCGAGACCGCCGCCCATGGGGAGAATCTTATCGATGCTGATGTCGGCGCCGCTGCCTGCGGGCAGGGTCCCGCGCTCAAAGGCTGCCTGCATTAATAACCTTGCCGCGCGGATAATCAGGTTCTCATCATCCGGCACGCCGTCCACCGGCGTCAGCAGGCGCAGTTGACCATCATCGCGCGGTTCAATGGTCAGCGTGTCGCCATAATCAAGGAACTGAAATAGCGTCTGCAGCGTGTGATAACCATCGGCGCGCTGTCCGGTAATGTACAAAAACAGGTTCAGCTTCGCAGGAGAGGGCCAGCGGGTCATCATTTCACAATCCAGTTATCCATTTTCAGCTTGATGCGCTGACTGCCGTTGTTGAGTTCCATATTGGCCGGAAGTGAGGGTTTCGTATCAGTGGTGTAGCCGCTCCAGGTGACATGCCAGGTCTTGCCATTTTGCGTGTAGTTCAGCTCGCGTAGACGGTACTGGTCATCAAGAGCGTAATCGGTCGCCTCACCCGGCAGACCGATAATCCACTGGCGCAGGCTGTTGAGCGGAATCGGCATCCCGGTCAGGCGGCCAATCATCTCTTCTGCATCGGTTGCGGTGTAGGTCTGTCCTTTATTGTCAATCATCTGCACGCTGCCCGGTTGCGCGGTCAACGACAGTTCTGTGCTGCCGAGCGGGTTAGTCAGCAGCAAACGATAGCGGTCCTGGCCAGTCTGCTGCCAGAAGAAGCGGGCATACACTTTTTGTTCATCTGAGAGGTAAGCAAAAGCGCCGCGCGTCTGGAACTGATTGAGATTGCGGACATCTTGCTGGTGCTGACGCCACTGCGGAGCGTCAGGGCTTTTACCTGGTCCTTGCGGAGCGTTAATCGTACAGGCGGTCAGAACGAGGCTTGCCAGCGGCAACAGGCGGAACAGTCGATTCATAATGATGACAAATCCTTGATGTCTACAGTGAAATACGGCGAATGGGATAAAGTCGCGGCCGATTTGTGTAGCGGGTTACAATAATAACCTTTAATGCTAGCGTTGCCGGGCGGTAGCGTCTACGTTCAAGTTGTCTGAAATCAAAAAATTACCGTTAATGGCTATTACTGATTAGCTATTACTCCAAAAGGGGAGGCTCTCTTTTATTGATTACGCGCATCCTGTATGATGCCCCCAGACTAACCTTAGCAACGCTGGTACTACTCCCTCACAATGACCCTTTTAGCTCTTGGCATTAATCACAAAACAGCCCCGGTAGCGCTGCGAGAACGCGTAACGTTTTCGCCGGATACGCTCGACCAGGCGCTGGAGAGCTTGCTGGCTCAGCCAATGGTGCAGGGCGGGGTGGTGCTGTCGACCTGCAACCGTACGGAACTTTACCTCAGCGTTGAAGAGCAGGATAACCTCCAGGAAGTCCTGATCCGCTGGCTGTGTGACTATCACGGCCTGAATGAAGACGAACTGCGTAAAAGCCTCTATTGGCACCAGGATAACGATGCGGTCAGCCATTTGATGCGCGTTGCCAGCGGGCTGGACTCGCTGGTGCTTGGCGAACCGCAGATCCTCGGACAGGTGAAAAAAGCCTTTGCCGATTCCAGCCGCGGGCATCTGAACGTCAGCGAACTGGAGCGCATGTTCCAGAAGTCGTTCTCGGTGGCCAAACGCGTGCGTACCGAAACCGATATTGGTGCCAGCGCGGTCTCCGTGGCGTTTGCTGCCTGTACTCTGGCGCGTCAAATCTTTGAATCACTGTCAAGCGTCACGGTGCTGCTGGTCGGCGCCGGGGAAACCATCGAACTGGTGGCCCGCCATTTGCGTGAGCACAAGGTGCGCAAGATGGTGATTGCTAACCGCACCCGCGAGCGTGCTCAGGCGCTGGCCGATGAAGTCGGCGCAGAGGTCATCTCCCTGAGCGATATCGACGAACGTTTGAAAGAAGCCGACATTATTATTAGCTCTACCGCCAGCCCGCTGCCCATTATCGGCAAAGGGATGGTGGAGCGCGCGCTGAAGGCGCGCCGCAATCAGCCGATGCTGCTGGTAGATATCGCGGTACCACGTGATGTTGAACCCGAAGTTGGCAAGCTGGCGAACGCCTATCTCTATAGCGTGGACGATCTACAAAACATCATTCAGCATAATCTGGCGCAGCGAAAAGCCGCGGCGGTGCAGGCTGAAACCATTGTCGAGCAGGAAACCAGCGAATTTATGGCCTGGCTGCGTGCCCAGAGCGCCAGCGAGACTATCCGCGAATATCGTTCCCAGGCTGAGCTGGTCCGCGACGAGCTGACGGCGAAGGCGCTTGCTGCGCTGAGCCAGGGCGGCGATGCGCAGGAAATCATGCAGGACCTGGCGCGTAAGTTGACTAACCGCCTGATCCACTCGCCAACCAAATCTCTTCAGCAGGCTGCCCGTGACGGGGATGATGAACGCCTGCATATTCTGCGCAACAGCCTCGGGCTGGAATAGCGCACCTTTCTCTCTTTTTTAGGACAGGGTGATTTCACGCCTATGAAGCCTTCTATTGTTGCCAAACTGGAAGCTCTTTACGAGCGCCACGAGGAAGTTCAGGCGCTACTCGGCGATGCTGCGACCATCGCCGATCAAGATAAATTTCGCGCATTATCGCGAGAGTACGCACAGCTGAGCGACGTGGCTCGTTGCTATACCGACTGGCGTCAGCTGCAGGATGATATTGAAACTGCACAGATGATGCTCGACGACCCGGAAATGCGCGAAATGGCGCAGGAAGAGCTGCGTGAAGCGAAAGAAAAAGGCGAGCAGATGGAACAGCAGCTGCAGGTTCTGCTGCTGCCAAAAGATCCGGATGACGAACGTAACGCTTTTGTCGAAGTGCGCGCCGGTACCGGCGGTGATGAAGCGGCGTTGTTTGCTGGCGACCTGTTCCGCATGTACAGCCGTTATGCCGAAGCCCGCCGCTGGCGTGTGGAAATCATGAGCGCTAACGAAGGCGAACATGGTGGTTTTAAAGAAGTGATTGCTAAGATCAGCGGCGATGGCGTCTATGGTCGCCTGAAGTTCGAATCCGGCGGCCATCGCGTTCAACGCGTACCGGCAACCGAGTCTCAGGGGCGTATCCATACTTCTGCTTGTACAGTGGCGGTGATGCCGGAACTGCCGGAAGCCGAAATGCCGGAAATTAACGCGGGCGATCTGCGTATTGATACCTTCCGTTCTTCGGGTGCTGGCGGTCAGCACGTTAACACCACCGATTCGGCTATCCGTATTACCCACTTGCCGACCGGTATTGTCGTCGAGTGCCAGGACGAACGTTCACAGCACAAAAACAAAGCCAAAGCCTTGTCGGTGCTGGGCGCGCGTATTCGCGCTGCGGAAGTGGCTAAACGCCATCAGGCGGAAGCCTCCGAACGCCGTAACCTGTTGGGCAGTGGCGATCGCAGCGATCGTAATCGCACCTATAACTATCCGCAGGGGCGCGTCACCGACCACCGCATCAACCTGACGCTTTACCGTCTGGATGAGGTGATGGAAGGAAAACTTGATATGCTCATTGAGCCGATCGTGCAGGAATATCAAGCCGATCAGCTGGCAGCGCTTTCCGAGCAGGAATGATGACATTTCAGCAGTGGTTGACCCGGGCCATAACCCGCCTGAGCCAAAGCGAAAGTCCGCGCCGGGATGCCGAAATTTTGCTCGGCCACGTGACCGGCAAAGCGCGGACTTATATTCTCGCGTTTGACGAAACGACTCTGACGGAGCAACAGTTATCTGAGCTGGAAACGCTGCTAAGCCGTCGCACGCAAGGTGAGCCGGTGGCTCACCTGGTCGGTCAGCGTGAGTTCTGGTCGCTGCCGCTGTTTGTCTCCCCGGCGACGCTTATTCCGCGCCCGGACACCGAATGTCTTGTTGAGCAGGCCCTGGAGCGATTGCCTGGGGCATCGTGCCGAATCCTCGATCTCGGCACCGGCACTGGCGCTATCGCTCTGGCGCTAGCCAGCGAACGCCCGGACTGCCTGCTGACAGCCGTCGACTTTATGCCTGATGCGGTTGCGCTGGCCGAGCGCAACGTCGCTCATCTCGCTATCGATAACGTCACCGTGCGGCAAAGCAACTGGTTCAGCGCGCTCGCCGGGCAGCAATTCGACATGATAGTCAGCAATCCCCCCTATATCGACGAAACCGACCCGCATCTTGAGCAGGGCGATGTGCGCTTTGAGCCAAAAACGGCGCTGGTTGCTGCCGACAGTGGGCTTGCCGATTTGGCGCATATTATCCGTGAAGGCCGTCGTTTCCTCGTCCCCGGCGGCGTTATGCTGCTGGAGCATGGCTGGATGCAGGGTGAAGCGGTGCGCGAGTTATTTCGCGAGGCCGGGTACCTCGATGTCTCCACCTGCCGCGATTACGGAGATAACGAACGTCTAACGTTGGGGCTGATACCGGGAGGGACGCATGAACCTGTTTAGCGCCGTGCTGTACCTGCATATCGCCAGCGTGGTGGTCTCGGTCAGCCTGTTCGTGTTGCGCTACTGGTGGGGCTGGAGCGGTAATCGTCTGCTCAATCAGCGCTGGGTACGCATTGCGCCGCACTGTAGCGATACCGTGCTGTTTCTCAGCGGCGCAGGATTAATGGCAATAACGCACTATCTGCCGTTTACCGAGGACGGTACATGGCTGACTGAAAAGCTGTTTGGCGTTATCATTTATATCGCATTAGGTTTTATCGCGTTGGGCCGTCGTCGCCCGCGCAGCCAGCAGAGTCGGTTTATCGCCTTTCTGTTGGCCCTGGTGGTGTTGTTCATCATCATTCAACTCGCCATCACAAGAATACCGTTACTGGGGTAAGTCATGAGGTCGTTAGCTGATTTCGAATTTAATAAAGCGCCATTATGTGATGGCATGGTCCTCATTTCCGAATTAATCCGCGACGATTTTCCGACGCACTATGTGCAGGATGAACTGGAGCGGTTGCTAGGTCTGGCGCAGGAGGAGATTGCTTCTTCCTGGGATCAGGAACGCCAGATCGAGCGTTTGCTGGAGCTTTTTTACAAGGACTGGGGATTCAGCGCATCCCACGGCGTCTACCGTCTGTCCGACGCCCTGTGGATTGACAAGGTTCTGAACAACCGACAGGGCAGCGCGGTGTCGTTAGGTGCTGTCCTGTTGTGGATTGCTCAGCGTCTGTCGCTGCCGGTTGTACCGGTGATTTTCCCAACGCAGATGCTGCTTCGCGCCGATCCCGAAGAGAGTGAAGAGATGTGGCTTATCAACCCGTTCAATGGCGAAACCCTGAACGAGCACACTCTGGAAGTCTGGCTGAAGGGCAATATTAGTCCGCTTGCCGAGCTGTTTAATGAGGATCTCGATGAGGCTGATAACGCGGAAGTGATCCACAAACTGCTTGATACTCTGAAATCAGCCCTGATGGAAGAGCGGCAGATGGAACTGGCGTTAGGCACCAGCGAGGCGCTGTTGCAGTTCAATCCAGAAGACCCGTATGAAATTCGCGATCGTGGGCTGATCTACGCCCAGCTTGAGTGCGATCACGTGGCATTGCAGGATCTCAACTACTTCGTGGAGCAGTGCCCGGAAGACCCGATCAGCGAAATGATCCGTGCGCAGATCAACACCATTTCGCATAAACAAATTACATTGCATTAGTCTGAAACCAATCCGGTTACACCCTGATAAGGCGAACTTATGAAACAAAAAGTGGTTAGCATTGGTGATATCAACGTAGCAAACGACCTGCCATTCGTGCTGTTTGGTGGGATGAACGTGCTGGAGTCCCGCGATCTTGCGATGCGTATCTGCGAACACTACGTGACCGTCACGCAGAAGCTGGGCATTCCATATGTGTTCAAAGCCTCTTTTGATAAAGCTAACCGTTCTTCCATCCACTCCTATCGCGGGCCGGGTCTGGAAGAAGGGATGAAGATTTTCCAGGAGCTGAAACAGACTTTTGGTGTGAAAATCATCACCGATGTTCACGAAGCCAGCCAGGCGCAGCCGGTTGCTGATGTGGTTGACGTTATCCAGCTGCCAGCGTTCCTGGCGCGCCAGACTGACCTGGTTGAAGCGATGGCGAAAACCGGTGCGGTTATTAACGTTAAGAAACCGCAGTTCGTGAGCCCGGGTCAGATGGGTAATATCGTCGATAAGTTTATCGAAGGCGGTAACGACCAGATTATTCTGTGCGATCGCGGTGCTAACTTCGGCTACGACAACCTGGTTGTCGATATGCTGGGCTTTGGCGTGATGAAAAAATCGTCCAACAACTCACCGGTTATCTTTGATGTGACCCACGCACTACAGTGTCGCGACCCGTTTGGCGCGGCCTCCGGTGGTCGTCGTGCACAGGTTGCTGAACTGGCGCGTGCAGGTATGGCGGTGGGTATCGCCGGTCTGTTCATCGAAGCACACCCGGATCCTGAACACGCGAAATGCGACGGTCCGTCCGCGCTGCCGCTGGATAAACTGGAGCCGTTCCTCAAGCAAATGAAAGCCATCGACGATCTGGTCAAAGGCTTTGATGAGCTGGATACCAGCAAGTAATTGCCCCTGATATGACAAAAGCCTGCCCGTTGCAAAACCGGCAGGCTTTTTTATGTCCCCAGCAAGCTTACGCAGCCGGGGGGAGAGTCAGGCAAAAATAGTCATCAGGTAGGCGGCAAATAGCGCCAGGTGTGCCGCGCCGTTGAGTACATTGGTGCGCCCGGTAGAGAAGGAAATATGGCATAGCACCAACGAGGCGACCATCACCACCATCTCCGGCGCGCCAAGGCCAAAGAGTAGATCGTTACCGGTGAGAATAGCGATTAACGTCACCACCGGAACCGTCAGGGAAATCGTTGCCAGCACCGAACCGAAGAACAGGTTCATCGCCCGCTGAACCTGGTTGTTCAGTACCGCTTTTAGCGCACCAAGGCCTTCCGGGGAGAGGATCAGCAGGGCGACCAGGAAGCCAGTAAAGGCCACAGGCGCGTTCATGCTGGTCAGCAGAGTCTCCAGTGGATTGGCGTTCATCTTGGTGACGGCGATAACCGCAACCAGATGTACCAGCAGCCAGGCGGTATGCCACTTGCTGCTATGCGCAGACGGCTTGCCATGATGCGGGTCGTCGTCGTCGCTGTCATCTTCGTGCTCGTAGATAAACAGGCTCTGGTGGGTTTTGGTCTGAATCAGCAGAAATACACCATACATCCCAGCAGATATCAGCGCGACCAGCAGCGCCTGTCCAGTGGTGAAGTTGGCCCCCGGTAGCGCCATCGGGAAAACCAGCACGATAATCGCCAGTGGGAACAGGGCGATTAAGTACTGTTTGATGCCGAACAGATTCATATATTGGGTGGCAAATTTACTCCCACCAAGAAGTAGTGAAAAGCCCACCAGACCGCCGGTGACGATCATAATGATCGAATAAAGCGTGTCGCGCATCAGGGTTGGCGCGGCGTCGCCGGTGGCCATTAATGCGGAAATCAGGCTAACTTCGAGAATAACCACTGAGAGGCTCAAAATTAACGAGCCATAGGGTTCGCCGAGGCGATGCGCCAGAACGTCGGCGTGGCGTACTACGCTAAATGCGCTGCTCAGAATCCCGACCAGCGCCAGAATGTTTATTGCAATGACCACTGGCAGTGACTGGCTGCTTCCCAGAAAAAACAGCACCGCCAGCGCCAGAACCGGAAAGGCGAGGGTGGTCTCCTTGTGGCGGGTTTTTACCGCCTCATGTGCTTCGGTCATGAACCATCTCCAGGTGTGCAGGTGTTATAATTATATACCCGTCATACTTCAAGTTGCTTATGTGTTGGCTACGCGCGCTCACCCCAGTCACATAGTTATCTATGCTCCTGGGGACTTACGCCCTTGCCGCCTTTAAGCAACTCGAATTATTTAGGGTATAGATACCGTAAGTTAATAAAATAACAGACATTGATGGATTTAATTTGTTTTTTTACTTAAATTTACCACTCCTGGCTGATAAAGGTGTTAGATTGCCATAAGATGCGGTTACTATAGTTTTGTATCTATTATTCAGATAATTACTAAAATTCCTTTCTCATTTATCCTCGCCTTGAAACCCGGCGAATTACCTTCCAGACTTAATATTCATACGCAATCTGGAGGTCATCATGCCTTATCGCAGCAAAAGTGAATTACCCGAGAGCGTTCAGCATGTCCTGCCCGCACATGCCCAGGAGATCTATAAAGAAGCGTTTAACAGTGCTTGGGATCAGTACAAACACAAAGAAGACCGACGAGATGACGCCAGCCGTGAAGAAACGGCGCATAAAGTCGCCTGGGCGGCGGTAAAAAATGATTATGAAAAAGGCGACGATGATAAGTGGCATAAGAAGAAATAATCACTTTTACTGCGTCATCTGCTGCCTGAGCCCTTGCCCACCGGGCGTTCATTGCTTATTGTCAAATAAAGCTGGATAATAATTCGGCAATATTTCATGGATGGCATCAGATAATCGCCGGGATGCGGGCAGTGGCGGAGGTAGTAGAAAGTGTTAACTCGTGATTTCTTACTGAATGCGGATTGTAAAACAGCGTTTGGCGCTATTGAGGAATCGCTTCTCTGGTCGGCGGAGCAACGGGCAGCCTCTTTGGCTGCGACCCTGGCCTGTCGTCCGGACGATGGCTCGGTATGGATTTTTGGCTATGGTTCCCTGATGTGGAACCCGGCGCTTGAATACAGTGAATCCTGTACCGGCACGCTGCCGGGCTGGCACCGCGCGTTTTGCCTGCGGCTCACCGCCGGACGCGGTAGCGCAAATCAGCCGGGTCGTATGTTGGCCCTGAAAGAGGGCGGACGCACGACTGGCGTAGCCTACCGCCTGCCTGATGAAACCCTGGAAGAAGAGCTGACGCTTCTGTGGAAGCGGGAAATGATCACCGGCTGCTATCTGCCGACCTGGTGCAAACTGGAGTTGGATGATGGGCGCACCGTGAACGCGCTGGTGTTTATTATGGACCCGCGCCATCCGCTGTTTGAGGCAGATACCAGCGCCCAGGTGATTGCGCCGCTGATAGCACGCGCCAGCGGGCCGCTTGGCACCAATGCCCAGTATCTGTTCTCCCTTGAGCAAGAGCTGTGCAAGCTCGGCATGCACGATGACTGCCTTGATGACCTGGTCAGCAAGGTGCGTAATCTGCTTGGGGATAATAGCCAGCCGGGGCTGGCTTAAGAATGAAGCGCCCGGGGAAAAACCGGGCGTTTGCTATCAGGCGGGAACGTAGCTGATTGAGTGCTCCAGCGACTGGCTGTGGCTGTCGATGAGAACGTTCCAGGTACCATTGTAAGGTACGGTCAGATACGCGCTATCTCTGTCCTGCACACTCAGAATATCCGCATGACTATCGCCAGGAACTTTGGCGCTCATCAGGTGAATGTGGCAGCGTTCGGAACAACGCACCACCAACGTATCACCACCAAACAACGTTAAACTTGCTTTTACCATTGCCATTTAATCTCAACCCCGTTTCTGTCTACAGCGTCCTGCCTGCCCATTTCCACGCGTGATATGGTTCACACTTTGGTCTATGCATAACACCAAAGGGGAGGGATGCAGATGCTGATTTTGATCAACAAAAGGAGTAAAGATTAAACAAAAATGACGTTGTTCCTGAAAGCATTCAGCTGGCATTGTTTTTCCATCAATAAACGCCGCCAGCCTGATATTTAATCCCGTTTAAAAGAGATTCTTCAGAAGGTCAGGACTTTATCCGCCGCCAGCGTCCACTGCGCCAGTTCAACAAGCGTACCAATCTCCACGCCGTCAATCAGCGGTAACGTGCTGATTCCCCGGCCATCGGCGCAGGTCTTACACAGCTTCACCGGCACGTTTTGCGCGGTGAGGATCTCCAGCATCTGCTGAATGTTGTAGCCTTCCGCTGGTTTCTGGCCGCGCAGACCGGCGGTGACCGCATCAGACATTAAAAATAGCTTGAGTTCGAGGTCGGATTGCTGCTCACGCAGGGCGATAGCCAGACGCAGGCTGTTGAACAGGGATTCGCTGCCGTAGGCGGCACCGTTAGCGATAATCACAACACGTTGCATAAGGACTCCTTCTATAAGGCACGGTTATTGCTTGGCTGAAGTATAAAGCGTTAACCCGGGAGAGGGGTATGAATAATATGGCTGGCAATGCGCCCGAGGCGGGCGACTGGTTTGCACGTGCGCGTCGATTGCAGAGACAGCAGTTGCATCAGTTGGCGCAGCAGGGGGAACTGGCAAGTCAAATAAGTGCTCTGGTGCATATGCTTCAGTGTGAGCGAGGTGCGTCAAACATCTGGTTGTGCTCGGGAGGCCGACTTTACGCCGCGGAGTGCCGTGCGGGGGCGGCGCTGGTGGATGAGCAATTAACGCTATTTTATGCGGCGCTTGATCCAGCCCGCAGCTCAGCCAGCAGCGCGCTGTGCTGGCGTATCGCCAGCGCGGTCTGGTACTTGACGCAGCTCACGGTCCTACGCGAGCGCGTGCGCGGTCAGATAATTGCCGCCGAGGAGGCGACGGGGCAATTTAGCCTTATCATCCGCCATCTGTTGAATATTGTCCCGCAGCTCAATGACAGCATCGACGATCCGCAAATCGCCGGGCGCATGGTGGCGCTCTACAGCTTTATGCAGGGGAAAGAGCTGGCCGGGCAGGAGCGTGCGCTGGGCGCGCTGGGCTTTGCTCGCGGGCAGTTTAGCGGTGAACTGCGCCAGCAGCTGGTGGACCGTATTGACGGTCAGCAGCCCTGCTTTGACAGCTTCCTGGCCCTGGCTCCCCCCCCGCAAACGACCCTGTTTGCTGAACAGTGTCAGGCCAGTCTGGAAATCGAACAGCTGCGGCGTATTGCCTGCACTCGCCAACCTCCTGCGGATGATGGCGAAACGGCATTGCGCTGGTTTTGCGCCCAGACTCAGCGCCTGGAGCAGTTGCGCGGAGTGGAAGAGCTGCTGATTGTTGACCTGCTTAATGCGACCGACGCTCTGCTGGAAGAAGAACAGGCCCCGCCAACTGACTGGCAGGATGTGGATGTCAGCGACAGCGTCTCCCATCGGCTGGATAAACAGCTGCTGCCGCTGGTTCGCCAGCAGGCCCACGAGCTGCAACAGCTCTCCGGGCAACTGGCGTCGTTAAAGGATGCGCTGGAAGAGCGCAAGCTGATTGAAAAAGCCAAAAGCGTGCTGATGGCACACCAGGGAATGCAGGAGGAGCAGGCCTGGCAGGCGCTGCGCAAAATGGCG
This Klebsiella sp. RHBSTW-00484 DNA region includes the following protein-coding sequences:
- the ispE gene encoding 4-(cytidine 5'-diphospho)-2-C-methyl-D-erythritol kinase, which gives rise to MTRWPSPAKLNLFLYITGQRADGYHTLQTLFQFLDYGDTLTIEPRDDGQLRLLTPVDGVPDDENLIIRAARLLMQAAFERGTLPAGSGADISIDKILPMGGGLGGGSSNAATVLVALNHLWGCHLSEDELAALGLQLGADVPVFVRGHAAFAEGVGEILTPVEPEEKWYLVAHPGVSIPTPIIFRDPELPRNTPSRSINTLLKCKFGNDCEVIARKRFREVDAALSWLLEYAPSRLTGTGACVFAEFDTESAARQVLKKAPAWLHGFVARGVNISPLKQSLL
- the lolB gene encoding lipoprotein insertase outer membrane protein LolB, encoding MNRLFRLLPLASLVLTACTINAPQGPGKSPDAPQWRQHQQDVRNLNQFQTRGAFAYLSDEQKVYARFFWQQTGQDRYRLLLTNPLGSTELSLTAQPGSVQMIDNKGQTYTATDAEEMIGRLTGMPIPLNSLRQWIIGLPGEATDYALDDQYRLRELNYTQNGKTWHVTWSGYTTDTKPSLPANMELNNGSQRIKLKMDNWIVK
- the hemA gene encoding glutamyl-tRNA reductase, translated to MTLLALGINHKTAPVALRERVTFSPDTLDQALESLLAQPMVQGGVVLSTCNRTELYLSVEEQDNLQEVLIRWLCDYHGLNEDELRKSLYWHQDNDAVSHLMRVASGLDSLVLGEPQILGQVKKAFADSSRGHLNVSELERMFQKSFSVAKRVRTETDIGASAVSVAFAACTLARQIFESLSSVTVLLVGAGETIELVARHLREHKVRKMVIANRTRERAQALADEVGAEVISLSDIDERLKEADIIISSTASPLPIIGKGMVERALKARRNQPMLLVDIAVPRDVEPEVGKLANAYLYSVDDLQNIIQHNLAQRKAAAVQAETIVEQETSEFMAWLRAQSASETIREYRSQAELVRDELTAKALAALSQGGDAQEIMQDLARKLTNRLIHSPTKSLQQAARDGDDERLHILRNSLGLE
- the prfA gene encoding peptide chain release factor 1, whose amino-acid sequence is MKPSIVAKLEALYERHEEVQALLGDAATIADQDKFRALSREYAQLSDVARCYTDWRQLQDDIETAQMMLDDPEMREMAQEELREAKEKGEQMEQQLQVLLLPKDPDDERNAFVEVRAGTGGDEAALFAGDLFRMYSRYAEARRWRVEIMSANEGEHGGFKEVIAKISGDGVYGRLKFESGGHRVQRVPATESQGRIHTSACTVAVMPELPEAEMPEINAGDLRIDTFRSSGAGGQHVNTTDSAIRITHLPTGIVVECQDERSQHKNKAKALSVLGARIRAAEVAKRHQAEASERRNLLGSGDRSDRNRTYNYPQGRVTDHRINLTLYRLDEVMEGKLDMLIEPIVQEYQADQLAALSEQE
- the prmC gene encoding peptide chain release factor N(5)-glutamine methyltransferase is translated as MTFQQWLTRAITRLSQSESPRRDAEILLGHVTGKARTYILAFDETTLTEQQLSELETLLSRRTQGEPVAHLVGQREFWSLPLFVSPATLIPRPDTECLVEQALERLPGASCRILDLGTGTGAIALALASERPDCLLTAVDFMPDAVALAERNVAHLAIDNVTVRQSNWFSALAGQQFDMIVSNPPYIDETDPHLEQGDVRFEPKTALVAADSGLADLAHIIREGRRFLVPGGVMLLEHGWMQGEAVRELFREAGYLDVSTCRDYGDNERLTLGLIPGGTHEPV
- the sirB2 gene encoding invasion regulator SirB2, whose product is MNLFSAVLYLHIASVVVSVSLFVLRYWWGWSGNRLLNQRWVRIAPHCSDTVLFLSGAGLMAITHYLPFTEDGTWLTEKLFGVIIYIALGFIALGRRRPRSQQSRFIAFLLALVVLFIIIQLAITRIPLLG
- the sirB1 gene encoding invasion regulator SirB1 — protein: MRSLADFEFNKAPLCDGMVLISELIRDDFPTHYVQDELERLLGLAQEEIASSWDQERQIERLLELFYKDWGFSASHGVYRLSDALWIDKVLNNRQGSAVSLGAVLLWIAQRLSLPVVPVIFPTQMLLRADPEESEEMWLINPFNGETLNEHTLEVWLKGNISPLAELFNEDLDEADNAEVIHKLLDTLKSALMEERQMELALGTSEALLQFNPEDPYEIRDRGLIYAQLECDHVALQDLNYFVEQCPEDPISEMIRAQINTISHKQITLH
- the kdsA gene encoding 3-deoxy-8-phosphooctulonate synthase; protein product: MKQKVVSIGDINVANDLPFVLFGGMNVLESRDLAMRICEHYVTVTQKLGIPYVFKASFDKANRSSIHSYRGPGLEEGMKIFQELKQTFGVKIITDVHEASQAQPVADVVDVIQLPAFLARQTDLVEAMAKTGAVINVKKPQFVSPGQMGNIVDKFIEGGNDQIILCDRGANFGYDNLVVDMLGFGVMKKSSNNSPVIFDVTHALQCRDPFGAASGGRRAQVAELARAGMAVGIAGLFIEAHPDPEHAKCDGPSALPLDKLEPFLKQMKAIDDLVKGFDELDTSK
- the chaA gene encoding sodium-potassium/proton antiporter ChaA, which codes for MTEAHEAVKTRHKETTLAFPVLALAVLFFLGSSQSLPVVIAINILALVGILSSAFSVVRHADVLAHRLGEPYGSLILSLSVVILEVSLISALMATGDAAPTLMRDTLYSIIMIVTGGLVGFSLLLGGSKFATQYMNLFGIKQYLIALFPLAIIVLVFPMALPGANFTTGQALLVALISAGMYGVFLLIQTKTHQSLFIYEHEDDSDDDDPHHGKPSAHSSKWHTAWLLVHLVAVIAVTKMNANPLETLLTSMNAPVAFTGFLVALLILSPEGLGALKAVLNNQVQRAMNLFFGSVLATISLTVPVVTLIAILTGNDLLFGLGAPEMVVMVASLVLCHISFSTGRTNVLNGAAHLALFAAYLMTIFA
- the chaB gene encoding putative cation transport regulator ChaB translates to MPYRSKSELPESVQHVLPAHAQEIYKEAFNSAWDQYKHKEDRRDDASREETAHKVAWAAVKNDYEKGDDDKWHKKK
- a CDS encoding gamma-glutamylcyclotransferase → MLTRDFLLNADCKTAFGAIEESLLWSAEQRAASLAATLACRPDDGSVWIFGYGSLMWNPALEYSESCTGTLPGWHRAFCLRLTAGRGSANQPGRMLALKEGGRTTGVAYRLPDETLEEELTLLWKREMITGCYLPTWCKLELDDGRTVNALVFIMDPRHPLFEADTSAQVIAPLIARASGPLGTNAQYLFSLEQELCKLGMHDDCLDDLVSKVRNLLGDNSQPGLA
- a CDS encoding DUF1883 domain-containing protein yields the protein MAMVKASLTLFGGDTLVVRCSERCHIHLMSAKVPGDSHADILSVQDRDSAYLTVPYNGTWNVLIDSHSQSLEHSISYVPA
- a CDS encoding DsrE/DsrF/TusD sulfur relay family protein, whose product is MQRVVIIANGAAYGSESLFNSLRLAIALREQQSDLELKLFLMSDAVTAGLRGQKPAEGYNIQQMLEILTAQNVPVKLCKTCADGRGISTLPLIDGVEIGTLVELAQWTLAADKVLTF
- the nasR gene encoding nitrate regulatory protein NasR (NasR is a transcription antiterminator and transcriptional regulator for the nasFEDCBA operon) is translated as MNNMAGNAPEAGDWFARARRLQRQQLHQLAQQGELASQISALVHMLQCERGASNIWLCSGGRLYAAECRAGAALVDEQLTLFYAALDPARSSASSALCWRIASAVWYLTQLTVLRERVRGQIIAAEEATGQFSLIIRHLLNIVPQLNDSIDDPQIAGRMVALYSFMQGKELAGQERALGALGFARGQFSGELRQQLVDRIDGQQPCFDSFLALAPPPQTTLFAEQCQASLEIEQLRRIACTRQPPADDGETALRWFCAQTQRLEQLRGVEELLIVDLLNATDALLEEEQAPPTDWQDVDVSDSVSHRLDKQLLPLVRQQAHELQQLSGQLASLKDALEERKLIEKAKSVLMAHQGMQEEQAWQALRKMAMDKNQRMVEIARALLTVKSLWQITPKE